The Bacillaceae bacterium IKA-2 DNA window CGAAGATGTTGTTGCAAAAGCAAAATCTATGGAATAGAAATAATCTATAGAAAAGAAATGCTCTATGGAATAGAAATAATCTATGGAATAGAGATGCTTAAGGAGGGTTTTCATGAAGACAATGAATGTCAGTGTTGTAACCCCTGATGGTAAAGTATTCGATGGAGACGTTGAAATGGTAACTGTGAAAACAACAGAAGGTGGACTGGGGATTTTACCAAACCACATCCCGCTAGTGACGCCCTTAACCATTGGAACGGTTCGAATTAAAAAAGGTTCTGAGATAACACTTGTTGCAATCACTGGTGGCATAATGGAAGTTCGTGGTGACCAAGTAAGTATCCTTGCAGAATCAGCTGAATTACCATCAGAAATCGACATTACTCGCGCCCGCGCTGCAAAAGAACGTGCCGAACGTCGCATACAACAAGCAAAACAAGATGAAACCGACTTCAAGCGTGCAGAAGCCGCCCTCAAACGTGCCATCAATCGCTTGAAAGTTACCGAAAAAAGATAGACGCCTCGCGCGTCTTTTTTTTACGCGGGTAGCTATCAATAGCAGAAATTGGTCACCAAAGTGGAGTTTCCATAACCGCTCGACGAAAAAAGTGAAACGCTCGCGTATTTAGGATGATCTTCTAATTAACGGGGAAATTACTAATGAGAGCAGACTAAGTCGGTAGCTTTTTTATAGAAGTCTATAATATGAAAAAAATAACAGATTTTCACTT harbors:
- a CDS encoding F0F1 ATP synthase subunit epsilon — its product is MKTMNVSVVTPDGKVFDGDVEMVTVKTTEGGLGILPNHIPLVTPLTIGTVRIKKGSEITLVAITGGIMEVRGDQVSILAESAELPSEIDITRARAAKERAERRIQQAKQDETDFKRAEAALKRAINRLKVTEKR